In one Mobula hypostoma chromosome 17, sMobHyp1.1, whole genome shotgun sequence genomic region, the following are encoded:
- the LOC134358112 gene encoding centrosomal protein of 72 kDa-like yields MEYIDKRLEATKTSSLNSLQPSYNGKTTLHKLPEVDQSGDYNPRIPLGLRSGSSANVSPHLQNLLDLVDRHWSGSNSLHTNQRFLNSAEELLFNALDTMAILKIQSLEPKVKVLTEENRSLLTRTASGLDTADFPCIKHQLSQKEDDLESLNGKFEKLIEENNKLHSQLKSSELVNCARLQQRNSQCCLTEI; encoded by the exons ATGGAATATATTGACAAGAGATTAGAAGCGACAAAAACAAGCAGTTTAAATTCTTTGCAGCCAAGTTATAATGGAAAG ACAACTCTGCATAAATTGCCTGAAGTAGATCAAAGTGGTGATTATAATCCTCGAATTCCATTGGGGCTCAGATCTGGCAGCTCTGCAAACGTTTCCCCACACTTGCAGAATTTACTTGATCTGGTGGACCGACACTGGAGTGGTTCAAATTCACTCCACACAAACCAGAGGTTCCTTA ACTCTGCTGAAGAACTGCTCTTCAATGCGCTGGACACAATGGCCATTTTAAAAATTCAAAGCCTGGAACCAAAGGTTAAAGTGTTAACAGAAGAGAACAGATCTCTGCTGACCAGAACAGCCTCTGGCCTAGACACTGCAGATTTCCCATGCATTAAACATCAATTATCTCAGAAAGAGGATGATTTG GAATCTTTAAATGGGAAGTTTGAAAAACTGATCGAGGAAAACAACAAGCTACATTCTCAGTTAAAGAGTTCAGAACTTGTGAATTGTGCTCGACTTCAACAACGCAACA GTCAATGTTGCTTGACAGAGATTTAA